Proteins encoded by one window of Yersinia massiliensis:
- a CDS encoding VOC family protein produces the protein MLAIRQIHHIAIIGSDYQASKKFYCEVLGFSLISEVYREERDSWKADLALKGHYTIELFSFPKPAPRPSRPEACGLRHLAFQVDDIELAVSELEAAGVICEVIRIDPYTQSRFTFFNDPDGLPLELYELMPE, from the coding sequence ATGCTAGCAATTCGTCAGATTCACCATATCGCAATTATTGGCTCAGATTATCAGGCCAGCAAAAAATTCTACTGTGAAGTGCTGGGCTTCAGCCTGATCAGTGAGGTTTATCGTGAAGAACGTGATTCTTGGAAAGCGGATCTCGCCCTAAAAGGTCACTACACCATCGAATTATTCTCATTCCCTAAACCCGCACCTCGTCCAAGTCGTCCGGAAGCCTGCGGCTTGCGACATTTGGCTTTTCAGGTTGATGACATTGAACTGGCGGTCAGTGAATTAGAGGCTGCTGGTGTTATTTGCGAAGTGATACGCATTGACCCTTATACTCAATCACGTTTTACTTTCTTTAATGATCCAGATGGCTTACCGCTGGAACTCTATGAGTTGATGCCGGAATAA